A stretch of Fundicoccus culcitae DNA encodes these proteins:
- a CDS encoding nuclease-related domain-containing protein, which produces MEKNIELRVLEAMAVRGVAVDENHLQKLQTGYEGEAKFATLVVEFGLSHLMWVEDYWFKIEDGPKRQPDFLLVLPYEWIAFDVKNYKTSFEYREGKCYANGWSKPMDNIVSAAENRNENLQQLAREVTGNISVRSALVFINENCHVTYDRMPNDVELVPRTLLRRFLEQYRHTPPLKDWLVQKVSVVLDTYRTEYGMPFEALKVEDFASLRKGIVCGGCGFCGTERDKSQIICHQCGNKQTISEIVRYHTIQQRLLFYDNPEMVTTRHLYELMGKQITIRSIRRYMGNHFKVVNKGKSSYYQVDIHNTFK; this is translated from the coding sequence TTGGAAAAAAATATTGAGTTGCGCGTGTTGGAGGCGATGGCTGTGCGGGGAGTGGCTGTGGATGAAAATCATTTGCAGAAATTGCAGACGGGTTATGAGGGCGAGGCGAAGTTTGCGACCTTGGTGGTGGAGTTTGGTTTGTCGCATCTGATGTGGGTGGAGGATTATTGGTTTAAGATTGAGGATGGTCCAAAGCGTCAGCCGGATTTTTTGTTGGTGTTGCCGTATGAGTGGATTGCGTTCGATGTGAAAAATTACAAGACAAGTTTTGAGTATCGTGAGGGGAAATGTTATGCCAATGGTTGGTCAAAACCCATGGATAATATTGTGTCGGCGGCTGAAAACCGAAATGAAAATTTACAACAGCTTGCCCGTGAGGTGACAGGCAATATTTCGGTGCGGTCAGCATTGGTTTTTATCAATGAGAATTGTCATGTGACCTATGATAGGATGCCCAATGACGTGGAGTTGGTGCCACGGACGTTGTTGCGGCGCTTTTTAGAACAGTATAGGCATACACCACCGTTAAAAGATTGGTTGGTGCAGAAAGTTTCGGTCGTGCTCGACACTTATCGGACAGAGTACGGCATGCCATTTGAAGCCTTGAAAGTTGAGGACTTTGCCAGTTTACGTAAAGGGATTGTTTGTGGGGGGTGTGGTTTTTGTGGGACGGAAAGAGATAAATCACAAATTATTTGTCATCAATGTGGTAATAAACAGACTATCAGTGAGATAGTTCGATATCATACGATTCAACAAAGATTATTATTTTATGATAATCCAGAAATGGTAACAACTCGCCATTTGTATGAATTGATGGGAAAGCAAATAACAATAAGATCAATAAGAAGATATATGGGGAATCACTTTAAAGTTGTTAACAAAGGGAAATCCTCATATTATCAGGTTGATATTCACAACACCTTTAAATAA
- the gtfA gene encoding sucrose phosphorylase, with the protein MMIPNKIMLITYPDSMGKNLKELTEVVDEHLSQAIGGIHILPFYPSTGDRGFAPTTYEIVDPAFGDWQDIQKLGEKYYLMFDFMLNHISKQSDFFKDYIEKGNNSEYKELFIDVNEFYPEGRPTDEDIDLIYKRKDKPPFQEVHFADGSTTHVWNTFGDEQIDLDVTKDITKQYINNTFKAFRDHGASIIRLDAFAYAIKKLDTNCFFVEPEVYELLNEVESMAKENNLLILPEIHEHYSIQFKLSERDFYIYDFALPMVVLYTLYSGKTNRLAKWLEMSPMKQFTTLDTHDGIGVVDAKDILSDDELNYTSERLYQVGANVKKIYSSEKYNNLDIYQINSTYYSALGENDLDYFLARAIQIFAPGIPQIYYVGLLAGRNDIELLEATKEGRNINRHYYSKAETELELQRDVVQQIIALCEFRNTSMAFDLEGSIEIATPNDNFIHIKRFNQDKSVSAELSIDFSNKTAHISDNDKIIWQHIS; encoded by the coding sequence ATTATGATACCAAATAAGATAATGCTTATTACATACCCTGATAGTATGGGGAAAAATTTAAAAGAATTGACTGAGGTAGTTGATGAACATTTAAGTCAAGCCATCGGTGGCATTCACATTCTTCCCTTTTACCCTTCAACAGGTGATCGCGGTTTTGCTCCAACCACTTATGAAATCGTTGATCCAGCCTTTGGTGATTGGCAAGATATTCAGAAACTTGGCGAAAAATATTATTTGATGTTTGATTTTATGCTTAATCATATTTCTAAGCAATCCGATTTTTTTAAAGATTATATTGAAAAAGGTAATAATTCGGAGTATAAAGAGTTATTTATTGATGTTAATGAATTTTATCCAGAGGGAAGACCGACGGATGAAGATATTGATTTGATCTATAAACGAAAAGATAAACCACCTTTTCAAGAAGTTCATTTTGCTGATGGTAGTACTACGCACGTTTGGAATACTTTTGGCGACGAACAAATTGACTTGGACGTCACTAAGGATATTACCAAACAATATATTAACAACACATTTAAAGCCTTTCGTGATCATGGTGCCTCCATTATTCGTTTAGATGCTTTTGCATATGCGATTAAAAAGTTAGATACCAATTGCTTCTTTGTTGAACCTGAAGTCTATGAATTATTGAATGAAGTAGAGTCTATGGCTAAGGAAAATAATTTATTAATTTTACCTGAAATCCATGAACATTATTCTATTCAATTTAAATTAAGTGAACGCGATTTTTACATCTATGATTTTGCGCTTCCGATGGTAGTTTTATATACCTTGTATAGCGGTAAAACAAATCGTTTAGCTAAGTGGTTAGAAATGTCGCCTATGAAACAATTTACAACTTTGGATACGCATGATGGAATAGGTGTTGTTGATGCCAAAGATATTTTATCTGACGATGAATTAAATTATACTTCGGAACGCTTATATCAAGTCGGAGCGAATGTTAAAAAAATCTATTCCAGTGAAAAATATAATAACTTAGATATCTATCAAATAAATTCGACTTATTACAGTGCTTTAGGTGAAAATGACTTGGACTATTTTTTAGCTCGAGCTATCCAAATTTTTGCTCCAGGAATTCCACAAATATATTATGTTGGACTATTGGCAGGTCGCAATGATATTGAGTTACTCGAGGCCACCAAAGAAGGTCGGAATATAAACCGTCATTATTATTCTAAAGCAGAAACAGAACTTGAATTACAACGTGATGTCGTACAACAGATCATTGCTCTTTGCGAATTTAGAAATACCAGTATGGCTTTTGATTTAGAGGGTTCCATTGAAATTGCTACACCGAACGACAATTTTATACATATTAAACGCTTTAATCAAGACAAGTCCGTATCAGCTGAATTATCCATTGATTTTTCGAATAAAACAGCACATATTAGTGACAATGATAAAATTATTTGGCAACATATATCATAA
- a CDS encoding class C sortase, with the protein MKKPNKYHRFFSSMWFFVLLFLLGAGLILYPLVSNYIYFEVANEEITAFQSGVEALADTEKDERLALAQAYNRAVNYQQITDPWTAEEEAGVAEYARMLEVQELLGYVVIPKINERLPIYAGTSAAVLEKGVGHLEGTALPIGGVDTHSFLTAHRGLPTAQLFRQLDRLATGDIFYVTNLYETLAYQVDQIKVVEPNAIEAIQVIEGGDYLTLLTCTPYMVNSHRLLVRGVRVDDAFSGDAEEVIGLPARVNPFLIAVVAVVGVLSLLVVYVIWRVRRGRGRRRR; encoded by the coding sequence GTGAAAAAGCCTAATAAATATCACCGCTTCTTTTCCTCTATGTGGTTTTTTGTGTTGCTGTTTTTGCTGGGTGCGGGATTGATTTTGTACCCTTTGGTTTCCAATTATATTTATTTTGAAGTAGCCAATGAAGAAATTACGGCTTTTCAAAGTGGCGTGGAAGCTCTAGCGGATACGGAAAAAGACGAACGTTTGGCCTTGGCTCAAGCCTACAACCGTGCGGTTAATTATCAACAGATTACAGACCCTTGGACGGCGGAGGAAGAAGCAGGCGTTGCGGAATATGCGCGGATGTTGGAAGTGCAAGAGCTTTTAGGTTATGTGGTTATTCCTAAAATCAACGAACGACTGCCCATCTACGCAGGCACTTCGGCGGCTGTTTTAGAAAAGGGGGTGGGCCATTTGGAAGGCACCGCCTTACCCATTGGAGGAGTTGATACCCATTCGTTTTTAACGGCGCATCGGGGGTTGCCCACGGCGCAGCTGTTTCGGCAACTCGATAGGTTGGCAACGGGGGATATATTTTACGTGACCAATTTGTATGAAACGTTGGCTTATCAGGTCGATCAAATTAAAGTGGTCGAACCGAATGCGATTGAAGCGATTCAAGTCATCGAGGGGGGCGACTATTTAACCTTGTTAACCTGTACACCCTACATGGTCAACTCCCATCGTTTGTTGGTACGTGGGGTGCGGGTCGATGATGCTTTTTCGGGTGATGCAGAGGAGGTCATAGGTTTGCCAGCGCGGGTTAATCCCTTTCTGATAGCGGTTGTGGCCGTGGTAGGCGTGTTGAGTTTGCTTGTTGTCTATGTGATTTGGCGTGTTCGTCGGGGTCGGGGTAGGAGGAGGCGGTAA
- a CDS encoding SpaA isopeptide-forming pilin-related protein, which produces MKLKVFVCLLMAWLLLPMQSVLASGETHRLTLVTDQADVQFQLWQIDAVVDDADATLSQLNAMDDAALTERYARLTSPPTDADGQVVITDLPAAIYYVKADAFVPFLVSLPQINTAYPKPLQATGDVVLIKYGVSGDSRELLAGVAFFLFAAADEEGQFPLGAAHNGAFDPEIAGDVLRTNDEGRIVVTGLSVGSYYFQEVATLTPFELNEERLYFDVVADETVVLEMDNYRTEIGSYGFRKVSALNAELGLRGARFKVYDEEQRYLLDDLGFDLVLESDDEGYFELVDVPLGDYWLEEIQAPVVEGVVYALLTEPIAFSVTSTSGATELMQVKNMPVTAGGVTAIPATGNWLVYGVIVLTIGIFMLGWWLYRSHGQENCDSDD; this is translated from the coding sequence GTGAAATTAAAAGTGTTTGTCTGTCTTTTAATGGCTTGGCTTTTGTTGCCTATGCAAAGTGTGTTGGCTAGTGGTGAGACCCATCGTTTGACGCTTGTCACTGACCAGGCGGATGTCCAGTTTCAGTTGTGGCAAATTGATGCGGTTGTTGATGATGCCGATGCGACACTTTCCCAGTTGAATGCGATGGATGATGCGGCTTTGACGGAGCGCTATGCTAGGCTAACGAGTCCACCGACTGATGCCGATGGGCAGGTAGTGATTACTGATTTGCCTGCGGCTATTTATTACGTTAAGGCAGACGCTTTTGTTCCGTTTCTTGTTTCACTTCCTCAAATAAATACCGCCTACCCAAAACCTTTGCAAGCAACGGGCGATGTTGTCTTAATTAAATATGGGGTCAGCGGTGACTCACGGGAGTTGTTGGCAGGTGTCGCATTTTTCTTGTTTGCGGCCGCTGATGAGGAAGGGCAGTTTCCTTTAGGGGCTGCTCATAATGGTGCGTTTGATCCGGAGATAGCGGGTGATGTTTTAAGGACCAATGATGAAGGTCGTATTGTTGTGACGGGTTTATCCGTGGGGAGCTATTACTTTCAAGAAGTGGCAACCTTAACGCCCTTTGAATTGAATGAAGAACGTTTGTATTTTGATGTGGTAGCCGATGAAACCGTAGTGTTAGAAATGGATAATTATCGCACGGAAATAGGTAGCTATGGTTTTCGCAAAGTTTCGGCCTTGAATGCCGAACTTGGCTTAAGGGGGGCTCGTTTTAAAGTTTACGACGAGGAGCAGCGGTATTTATTGGATGATTTAGGGTTTGACTTGGTTTTGGAGTCGGACGATGAAGGGTATTTTGAATTGGTCGATGTCCCATTGGGCGACTACTGGTTGGAAGAAATCCAAGCCCCGGTCGTCGAGGGGGTGGTTTATGCTTTATTGACGGAACCTATCGCTTTTTCTGTTACAAGCACATCGGGCGCGACGGAATTGATGCAGGTTAAAAACATGCCTGTGACTGCTGGCGGCGTGACTGCCATCCCGGCTACGGGAAATTGGTTGGTTTATGGGGTGATTGTTTTGACGATAGGTATCTTCATGCTTGGATGGTGGCTATACCGATCACACGGTCAGGAGAACTGCGATAGTGATGATTGA
- a CDS encoding carbohydrate ABC transporter permease: MKKINLSKVVTLALLIFGLLIIIIPLYLTLVSSFKTTANITGDFFGLPNPFTWSNYERVFDDGLTVHFLNSAIITVVSILLITLFVPIAAYAIARNMNRNKNYRAIYFLLIIGIFVPFQVVMLPITNLMSNLDMMNIPGLIILYLTFAIPQTLFLYTGYIQGSVPAELDEAAEIDGASKLQTYFQVIFPILKPMHATTIILNALWIWNDFLLPLLILNRDKDTWTLPLFQYNYQGQYFLDFGPSFASYVIGILAILIVYLRFQKNIISGMTSGSVK; encoded by the coding sequence ATGAAAAAAATAAATTTAAGTAAAGTAGTGACATTAGCGCTATTAATTTTTGGTCTACTTATCATAATAATTCCTTTATATTTAACACTTGTCAGTTCATTTAAAACAACTGCCAATATTACGGGCGATTTTTTTGGCCTTCCAAATCCATTTACTTGGTCAAACTATGAACGCGTTTTTGATGATGGTTTGACGGTTCATTTCCTTAATTCGGCAATTATTACTGTCGTATCTATATTATTGATTACACTATTTGTACCCATTGCAGCTTATGCGATAGCAAGAAATATGAATCGTAACAAAAACTATCGTGCTATATATTTCCTACTGATTATCGGGATTTTCGTTCCTTTTCAGGTTGTCATGTTACCCATAACGAATTTAATGAGTAATTTAGATATGATGAACATACCTGGACTCATTATTCTTTATTTAACCTTTGCTATTCCACAAACCTTGTTTTTATATACTGGCTATATTCAAGGATCCGTTCCAGCAGAACTTGATGAAGCTGCTGAAATTGATGGTGCAAGTAAATTACAAACCTATTTCCAAGTGATATTTCCTATTTTAAAACCGATGCATGCAACTACTATCATACTAAATGCTTTATGGATTTGGAATGACTTCTTATTACCATTGTTAATCTTAAACCGAGATAAAGATACATGGACACTTCCATTATTCCAATACAATTATCAAGGACAATATTTCTTAGACTTTGGTCCGTCATTTGCTTCCTATGTAATTGGAATCCTGGCAATTCTAATTGTGTACCTTAGATTCCAAAAGAATATTATTTCTGGTATGACTAGTGGTTCAGTTAAATAA
- a CDS encoding class C sortase, which translates to MKKLGVFIKKEKGLILSILVLLVGMGVLAYPFVSEFLYWRAANTEIEYFEVAAKQLTDEEREDRLRLAQAYNSTLTSGGGQSLSDPYSDEEKEEGRAVYAQMLEVNEQLGYVTLPKLDSKLPLFAGTTDTVLSRGVGHLEGTTLPVGGESTHAVLTAHRGLPSARLWTDLDQMVIGDIFYVDTLAGTLAYEVDQIDVIEPTDYSQLELVNGADYVTLLTCTPYMINSHRLIVRGRRTAYFPEEALAAEDDGGWRWNSLYVRLATYGGIALLAIFLLLFIPSKRRKNREKA; encoded by the coding sequence ATGAAGAAATTAGGGGTATTTATTAAAAAGGAAAAAGGTTTGATTTTGTCCATCTTGGTGCTGTTGGTCGGGATGGGCGTTTTGGCTTATCCGTTTGTGAGTGAGTTTTTGTATTGGCGGGCGGCGAATACGGAGATTGAATATTTTGAGGTGGCGGCCAAGCAGTTGACCGATGAAGAGCGCGAGGACCGGCTGCGGTTGGCGCAGGCTTACAATTCAACGCTCACGTCAGGTGGCGGGCAGTCCCTGAGTGATCCGTATTCCGATGAGGAGAAGGAAGAGGGGCGTGCGGTCTATGCGCAGATGTTGGAGGTCAACGAGCAGCTGGGATATGTGACGCTTCCTAAGCTTGATTCCAAATTGCCGCTGTTTGCTGGGACAACGGATACGGTCTTGTCGCGAGGGGTTGGGCATTTAGAAGGAACGACTTTGCCGGTTGGGGGAGAGAGCACGCATGCCGTTTTGACAGCGCACCGTGGGCTACCGAGCGCGCGCTTGTGGACGGACCTGGATCAAATGGTCATCGGTGATATCTTTTATGTGGATACTTTGGCAGGCACGCTGGCTTATGAGGTGGATCAGATTGATGTGATTGAACCGACGGATTATAGCCAGTTGGAGCTAGTGAATGGTGCCGATTACGTGACGTTGTTGACTTGCACGCCTTACATGATTAACAGTCACCGTTTGATTGTTCGCGGACGGCGGACGGCCTATTTTCCCGAGGAGGCCTTAGCGGCTGAAGACGACGGTGGTTGGCGCTGGAATTCCCTTTATGTGCGTCTAGCCACTTACGGCGGTATTGCACTTTTAGCTATTTTCTTGTTGCTTTTTATTCCGTCAAAAAGGAGAAAAAACCGTGAAAAAGCCTAA
- a CDS encoding alpha/beta hydrolase: protein MGRVETFDFYFPYKNVDKSIHIYLPEGEGPFPVLYMYDGHNLFFNSWATYGTSWGLKDFMDNYPQPMIIVGIECSHQGSERLWEYSPYKIEQSIFGSGLIDGYGKQYMEWLVNTLKPHIDNKYPTLSDRQNTAVGGSSMGGLMAFYSGLAHNKTFSKIASLSPSLFFCKKQLMEEWEHSQIDPDSRFYFSFGEEEIENSPQALSPVEYFNDAIQQAGASSMIHIQAGGGHNEATWAAQNQRYIAFLFEER from the coding sequence ATGGGACGCGTAGAGACCTTTGATTTTTATTTTCCATATAAAAACGTAGATAAAAGCATTCATATTTATTTGCCTGAAGGAGAAGGTCCTTTTCCGGTTTTGTACATGTACGACGGGCACAACCTGTTTTTCAACTCGTGGGCGACCTATGGGACGTCGTGGGGACTTAAAGATTTTATGGACAACTATCCACAGCCAATGATCATTGTTGGAATCGAGTGTAGTCATCAAGGCAGCGAACGCTTGTGGGAATATTCGCCTTACAAGATTGAGCAAAGTATTTTTGGAAGTGGCCTGATTGATGGTTATGGCAAACAATACATGGAGTGGCTCGTCAACACCCTTAAACCCCATATTGATAATAAATATCCCACCCTATCAGACCGACAAAATACCGCTGTCGGTGGGAGTTCTATGGGAGGCTTGATGGCGTTTTACAGTGGTTTAGCCCATAACAAGACCTTTTCAAAAATTGCGAGCTTGTCACCCAGCTTATTTTTCTGCAAAAAACAGCTGATGGAAGAGTGGGAACACAGTCAAATTGATCCTGATAGCCGTTTTTATTTTAGTTTTGGGGAAGAAGAAATTGAAAATAGCCCCCAAGCATTGAGTCCGGTTGAGTATTTTAATGACGCTATCCAGCAAGCGGGGGCTAGTAGTATGATCCACATTCAAGCAGGCGGTGGGCATAACGAAGCCACATGGGCAGCCCAAAATCAGCGTTATATAGCATTTCTTTTTGAGGAGCGGTAG
- a CDS encoding M15 family metallopeptidase, translating into MRYLFVVVLMFWVWPVVAEEDWQLVLVNQWQALPEGYEVELTELRNDFYVDERIYPELQAMFDAARQEGIYPLVVSAFRDETEQQGIIDERVNNYMAQGYSWQAALDETLRTVAPPKYSEHETGLAVDINAENGDDQAVYDWLAEHAHAYGFIVRYPADKVAETGIDYEPWHFRYVGVEHATYMYEHDLSLEAYVEMVGDADSDLSE; encoded by the coding sequence ATGAGATATTTATTTGTGGTGGTTTTGATGTTTTGGGTTTGGCCTGTCGTGGCGGAGGAAGACTGGCAGTTGGTGCTGGTGAATCAGTGGCAAGCGTTGCCGGAGGGCTACGAGGTGGAATTGACGGAATTGCGCAACGATTTTTACGTGGATGAGCGCATTTACCCGGAATTGCAGGCCATGTTTGATGCGGCTAGGCAAGAGGGGATTTATCCGTTAGTGGTGTCGGCCTTCCGTGACGAGACGGAGCAGCAGGGGATTATTGATGAGCGGGTTAACAATTATATGGCGCAGGGCTATTCGTGGCAAGCCGCTTTGGACGAGACCTTGCGGACGGTAGCACCACCCAAGTATAGTGAGCATGAAACAGGTTTGGCGGTCGATATTAATGCTGAGAATGGTGACGATCAAGCGGTTTACGATTGGTTAGCCGAGCATGCGCATGCGTATGGCTTTATTGTGCGCTATCCAGCGGATAAAGTGGCGGAGACGGGGATTGACTATGAACCGTGGCATTTCCGCTATGTCGGGGTCGAACATGCGACGTATATGTATGAGCATGACTTGTCGCTGGAGGCGTATGTGGAGATGGTGGGGGACGCAGATTCTGATTTGAGTGAGTAA
- a CDS encoding sortase — translation MKWRHLLGLLLMLAAVAVALVFARSLAADYDTDVQNEAVEVLSRQWDAGGGRVTELASASEVNLQDPFEAGSDIAVDTTTYALLQIPRLGQLLPVHFGASPENLATATAFLAGSDLPEVSWASAGGARTVIAGHRGYYGQTLFLHINQLVAGDDLILFYNHNKYHYTVTESAVIGAHDVAALEAVADANLLTLLTCTPIPTFEDRLLVNAQLLEVENLEAPASLQETVDTVRSEAVLVATSAVASYGLRWVVGLLVVALAWLVVLLVRELVG, via the coding sequence ATGAAATGGCGACACTTATTGGGCTTGCTGTTGATGCTTGCAGCTGTTGCTGTCGCACTCGTGTTCGCACGGTCGTTGGCCGCCGATTATGATACTGACGTGCAAAATGAAGCCGTAGAAGTTTTGAGCCGCCAATGGGATGCGGGTGGAGGACGTGTTACGGAGCTAGCGTCGGCATCGGAGGTGAATTTGCAAGACCCCTTTGAGGCGGGTAGCGACATAGCGGTGGACACGACTACTTATGCCTTGTTGCAAATACCTCGTCTCGGTCAACTGTTGCCAGTGCATTTTGGGGCGAGTCCGGAAAACTTAGCGACTGCGACCGCCTTTTTAGCCGGCAGCGACTTGCCAGAGGTTAGTTGGGCTAGCGCTGGCGGCGCGCGCACCGTCATCGCCGGCCACCGCGGCTACTACGGCCAAACCTTGTTCCTGCACATTAATCAGCTTGTGGCTGGCGACGATTTGATTCTTTTTTACAACCACAATAAATATCACTACACCGTGACCGAGTCAGCGGTCATCGGTGCTCACGATGTAGCTGCCTTGGAAGCTGTTGCTGACGCTAATCTGTTAACCTTGCTGACTTGTACGCCAATCCCCACCTTTGAGGACCGCTTGTTAGTGAATGCCCAGTTGCTAGAAGTGGAAAATTTGGAAGCACCCGCTTCACTCCAAGAAACCGTTGATACTGTGCGTTCAGAAGCCGTTTTGGTGGCTACTTCTGCGGTGGCTAGTTATGGATTGCGATGGGTAGTCGGCTTGTTGGTGGTAGCGTTGGCGTGGTTAGTGGTGTTATTGGTGAGGGAATTAGTTGGGTGA
- a CDS encoding SpaH/EbpB family LPXTG-anchored major pilin encodes MKKRLSVMFALLSIVFSSLVSLTPVQAQTVPESTTVNIHKVVWDAEPSYQPIQNIDALDISHFGGNARWLAGAQFEYWAISEADYNSYSANNDGTTTGPASGTGTALALTDGNGHTSVSLPQGYYWFKEIETPGIDQQISTSFGLVLPFANADGSGYVDNLHIYPKNVSTTSLEKTVGNLVNMDSPYDIGEEITYYLEARIPAGVINKFEFTDTLSAGLEFVPGSAQVHFSPLAVTDVAALPAGSAISDTPNGNTWTFDLAASHADGLAANRGGYAYVSYRVKITEEAVVATDLANSVNLVIGREGQPDVDASDEPVTTDVHTGGKQFIKENRSNGEGLAGAEFVIRNEAGDFYNYDAAANVVTWGAQDTATILTSGADGRFEIKGLAYGEEGSDAATGATTYYLVETQAPDGFVIPAALADGLAFTVNASSYNETETELTVELAEGTVVNNSQAPIIPNTGGIGAIIFIVAGVLIIGLALFMIKKRFAND; translated from the coding sequence ATGAAAAAGAGACTTTCTGTTATGTTCGCTTTATTATCCATTGTTTTTTCGTCACTCGTATCACTTACGCCTGTTCAGGCCCAAACGGTTCCTGAATCAACGACTGTCAATATTCACAAAGTGGTTTGGGACGCTGAACCAAGTTACCAACCGATCCAAAATATTGATGCATTAGATATTAGTCATTTTGGGGGCAATGCCCGTTGGTTGGCTGGCGCGCAATTTGAATATTGGGCAATTTCTGAGGCTGACTATAATAGCTATTCGGCTAATAATGATGGGACAACAACGGGACCGGCTTCAGGGACGGGGACGGCTTTAGCTTTAACTGACGGCAATGGTCATACGTCTGTTAGCTTGCCACAAGGTTACTACTGGTTCAAAGAAATTGAAACGCCAGGGATTGATCAACAAATTTCTACGTCTTTTGGTCTCGTATTACCTTTTGCCAATGCGGATGGTTCGGGCTATGTAGATAATTTACATATTTATCCTAAAAACGTGTCAACGACGTCTTTAGAAAAAACGGTCGGTAACCTGGTCAATATGGATTCACCTTATGATATAGGTGAAGAAATCACTTATTACTTGGAAGCGCGGATTCCTGCGGGTGTGATTAATAAATTTGAATTTACCGATACCTTATCTGCGGGCTTAGAATTTGTTCCGGGTTCTGCACAAGTTCATTTTTCTCCGCTTGCCGTGACGGATGTTGCCGCTTTACCCGCTGGTTCTGCGATTTCAGATACGCCAAATGGTAATACTTGGACATTTGATTTAGCGGCTTCACATGCAGATGGCTTAGCCGCTAACCGTGGGGGTTATGCGTATGTTTCTTATCGGGTGAAAATTACGGAAGAGGCTGTGGTGGCAACAGATTTAGCCAACTCGGTTAACTTAGTGATTGGGCGTGAAGGTCAACCGGATGTGGATGCTTCTGATGAACCTGTCACAACGGATGTCCATACGGGTGGGAAGCAATTTATTAAAGAAAACCGTTCAAACGGTGAAGGTTTGGCCGGTGCGGAATTTGTTATTCGTAACGAAGCGGGTGACTTCTATAACTATGATGCTGCTGCGAATGTAGTGACTTGGGGCGCGCAAGATACGGCCACCATTTTAACATCTGGCGCCGATGGTCGCTTTGAAATTAAAGGTTTGGCTTATGGTGAAGAAGGATCGGATGCTGCGACGGGTGCTACGACTTACTATTTAGTGGAAACACAAGCTCCGGATGGTTTTGTGATTCCAGCTGCTTTAGCGGATGGTTTAGCTTTTACCGTTAATGCTAGTTCGTATAATGAAACGGAAACGGAGTTGACGGTTGAGTTAGCTGAAGGAACGGTCGTTAATAACTCACAAGCACCTATTATTCCAAACACAGGGGGAATTGGTGCAATTATCTTTATCGTTGCCGGTGTGTTAATTATTGGCTTGGCTTTATTTATGATTAAAAAACGTTTTGCGAACGATTAG